A region from the Halosolutus gelatinilyticus genome encodes:
- a CDS encoding NAD-dependent succinate-semialdehyde dehydrogenase, whose protein sequence is MTIESINPATGEVVDTFDEESESEREEQLKRASEAFEDWSRVPIEKRQRLLAAAGEVLRENSDEYATLMTEEMGKPIDQARSEVEKCAWVCDYYAEHAAEFLADEVVAGEPNATTKVVYQPLGPILAIMPWNFPFWQVFRFAAPNLTAGNVGLLKHASNVPGCARAIEDVFREAGYPEGVFTSLLISSSEIDQVIEDDRIRGVTLTGSDGAGRAVGETAGSNLKKSVLELGGSDPFVVLDDAPMDKTVETAVQARLINNGQSCIAAKRFIVVEDVYDEFLDRFVQEMDAQTVGDPTDDETDIGPQAREDLMEELHEQVEETIDQGGELELGGEPVDRDGAFYPPTVITDPPKDAPADKEEMFGPVATVFKVSDEAAAIEKANDTRFGLGASVWTEDLDRGERVAREFESGLAFVNELVKSDPRLPFGGVKDSGYGRELARHGIREFVNAKTIWVQHEAGEETEMVE, encoded by the coding sequence GTGACCATCGAGAGCATCAATCCGGCGACCGGCGAGGTCGTCGACACGTTCGACGAGGAGTCCGAATCCGAACGGGAGGAGCAACTGAAGCGGGCGAGCGAGGCGTTCGAGGACTGGTCGCGAGTCCCGATCGAAAAACGCCAGCGACTGCTGGCCGCGGCGGGCGAGGTCCTTCGCGAGAACAGCGACGAGTACGCCACCCTGATGACCGAGGAGATGGGCAAACCGATCGACCAGGCGCGATCGGAGGTCGAGAAGTGCGCCTGGGTCTGCGACTACTACGCCGAGCACGCGGCGGAGTTCCTCGCCGACGAGGTCGTCGCGGGCGAGCCGAACGCGACGACGAAGGTCGTCTACCAACCGCTCGGTCCGATCCTCGCGATCATGCCGTGGAACTTCCCGTTCTGGCAGGTCTTCCGGTTCGCCGCGCCGAACCTCACCGCGGGCAACGTCGGCTTGCTGAAACACGCCTCGAACGTCCCCGGGTGCGCCCGGGCGATCGAGGACGTCTTCCGCGAGGCGGGCTACCCGGAGGGCGTGTTCACCTCCCTGCTGATCAGTTCGAGCGAGATAGACCAGGTGATCGAAGACGATCGGATTAGGGGCGTCACGCTCACCGGAAGCGACGGCGCGGGCCGCGCGGTCGGCGAGACGGCGGGCAGCAACCTCAAGAAGAGCGTCCTCGAACTCGGCGGCAGCGATCCGTTCGTCGTCCTCGACGACGCCCCGATGGACAAAACCGTGGAGACGGCGGTCCAGGCCCGGCTCATCAACAACGGCCAGTCCTGCATCGCCGCGAAGCGGTTCATCGTGGTCGAGGACGTCTACGACGAGTTCCTCGATCGGTTCGTCCAGGAGATGGACGCGCAGACGGTCGGCGATCCGACGGACGACGAGACCGATATCGGCCCCCAGGCCCGCGAGGATCTGATGGAGGAGCTCCACGAGCAGGTCGAGGAGACGATCGACCAGGGCGGCGAACTGGAACTCGGCGGCGAACCGGTGGACCGCGACGGTGCGTTCTATCCGCCGACGGTGATCACGGACCCGCCGAAAGACGCGCCCGCGGACAAAGAGGAGATGTTCGGTCCCGTCGCGACGGTGTTCAAGGTTTCCGACGAGGCGGCGGCGATCGAGAAAGCCAACGACACCCGATTCGGTCTCGGTGCCAGCGTCTGGACGGAGGACCTCGATCGGGGCGAGCGAGTCGCCCGCGAGTTCGAGTCCGGCCTCGCGTTCGTGAACGAACTCGTCAAGTCCGATCCGCGGCTTCCGTTCGGCGGCGTCAAAGACTCCGGCTACGGGCGCGAACTCGCCCGCCACGGCATCCGCGAGTTCGTCAACGCGAAGACGATCTGGGTCCAGCACGAAGCCGGCGAGGAGACCGAGATGGTCGAATGA
- a CDS encoding erythromycin esterase family protein — MTAHRIDTTTAGDPERAAAAVADRATPIGEGLGGLVDDVADADVVLLGEASHGTSEYYRLRAQLSARLLDDHDFEFVAVEGDWTDCYEVTRYATGRSDAESAREVLESFERWPTWMWANWEVAAFVDWLAGYNADRPVGDRAGFYGLDVYSLYESMAAVIDYLEGLDPDLADRARDAYHCFEPYGEDAREYAQSIRLIPEDCEAEVIDVLRSLREEIADQNAGYDGDDPLESFAAEQNALVAKNAESYYRAMGRGGANSWNVRDRHMSETLQRLLEFHDGPGIVWAHNTHVGDARATNMVDRGKLNLGQLAREEVCEDDADVATVGFGSRRGTVIAGEEWGAPMERMTVPEARSGSHEDVFHRAGLDDAIVQFDRGYGTADEDDGGPLAEPRGHRAIGVVYDPAYEGGNYVPTVLPDRYDAFVYLDETEALHPMGIEGGEAPPETYPWGV, encoded by the coding sequence GTGACTGCACACCGAATCGACACGACGACGGCGGGCGATCCGGAGCGCGCGGCGGCCGCGGTCGCCGATCGAGCGACGCCGATCGGTGAAGGCCTGGGCGGCCTCGTCGACGACGTCGCCGACGCGGACGTGGTCCTGCTCGGCGAGGCCTCGCACGGTACCTCGGAGTACTACCGCCTCCGGGCGCAACTGTCGGCGCGGTTGCTCGACGATCACGACTTCGAGTTCGTCGCCGTCGAGGGCGACTGGACCGACTGCTACGAGGTGACGCGGTACGCGACCGGCCGATCGGACGCCGAGAGCGCCCGCGAGGTCCTCGAGTCGTTCGAGCGCTGGCCGACGTGGATGTGGGCCAACTGGGAGGTCGCGGCGTTCGTCGATTGGTTGGCCGGGTACAACGCCGATCGGCCCGTCGGCGATCGGGCCGGTTTCTACGGGCTGGACGTCTACAGCCTCTACGAGTCGATGGCCGCGGTCATCGACTACCTGGAGGGCCTGGACCCCGACTTGGCGGATCGGGCCCGCGACGCCTATCACTGCTTCGAACCGTACGGCGAGGACGCCCGCGAGTACGCGCAGTCGATCCGACTGATTCCCGAAGACTGCGAGGCGGAGGTGATCGACGTGCTTCGATCGCTTCGTGAGGAGATCGCTGATCAGAATGCGGGGTACGACGGGGACGATCCGCTCGAATCCTTCGCCGCCGAACAGAACGCGCTGGTCGCGAAGAACGCCGAATCGTACTATCGAGCGATGGGCCGCGGCGGCGCGAACTCGTGGAATGTGAGGGATCGCCACATGAGCGAGACGCTCCAGCGACTCCTCGAATTCCACGACGGCCCCGGTATCGTCTGGGCGCACAACACCCACGTCGGCGACGCCCGCGCGACGAACATGGTCGATCGCGGGAAGCTGAATCTGGGTCAACTCGCCCGCGAGGAGGTCTGCGAGGACGACGCGGACGTCGCGACCGTCGGCTTCGGCTCCCGCCGCGGGACCGTCATCGCCGGCGAGGAGTGGGGTGCGCCGATGGAACGGATGACCGTCCCCGAGGCGCGATCGGGAAGCCACGAGGACGTCTTCCACCGGGCGGGCCTCGACGACGCCATTGTCCAGTTCGATCGGGGCTACGGAACGGCTGACGAGGACGACGGCGGACCGCTCGCCGAACCTCGGGGCCACCGCGCGATCGGCGTCGTCTACGATCCCGCCTACGAGGGCGGCAACTACGTCCCCACCGTGCTGCCCGATCGGTACGACGCGTTCGTCTACCTCGACGAGACCGAGGCGCTCCACCCGATGGGGATCGAGGGTGGTGAGGCGCCTCCCGAGACGTATCCGTGGGGCGTCTAG
- a CDS encoding MaoC family dehydratase, translating into MPGLYYEEFTVGETIEHERRRTISESDNQRFCDMTMNQQPLHLDQEFAADTDFGERLVNGLYTMSLAVGISIPETTDGTIVANLSYDTVEHPHPVFHGDTIRVQSTVADKRETSDGERGVVTMHVEVFKVNDPDEPLVCEFDRTVLSLKREHAEEGDE; encoded by the coding sequence ATGCCCGGACTGTACTACGAGGAGTTCACCGTCGGCGAGACGATCGAGCACGAGCGCCGGCGAACGATCTCCGAGAGCGACAACCAGCGCTTTTGCGACATGACGATGAACCAGCAGCCGCTGCACCTCGATCAGGAGTTCGCCGCGGACACCGACTTCGGCGAGCGATTGGTCAACGGCCTCTACACGATGTCGCTGGCGGTTGGCATCTCGATCCCCGAGACGACCGACGGGACGATCGTCGCCAACCTCTCGTACGATACCGTCGAGCACCCGCACCCGGTCTTCCACGGCGACACGATCCGCGTTCAGTCGACGGTCGCGGACAAGCGCGAGACCAGCGACGGCGAGCGCGGCGTCGTGACCATGCACGTCGAAGTCTTCAAGGTAAACGACCCGGACGAACCGCTCGTCTGCGAGTTCGATCGGACCGTCCTCTCGCTGAAGCGCGAGCACGCGGAAGAGGGGGACGAATGA
- a CDS encoding PH domain-containing protein: MTAPDLDPADLEWLSLDADEEVVWASGPDRRTLIPALLVGIPLSIVLIGIFVIVGEYFRVTNTHYVVTDQALYKKTGVFSRDVKRIEHGKIQDISYSQSALGNHFGYGDVDVSTAGGSGVELSFDSVPDPRAVQQRISELIDRPRREGDDERSTDDALAEILTELRAIRAAVEESKSDAARPSKDGRGARDGDDRRRQR; the protein is encoded by the coding sequence ATGACGGCCCCGGATCTGGATCCCGCCGACCTCGAGTGGCTCTCGCTCGACGCTGACGAGGAGGTCGTCTGGGCGAGCGGTCCCGATCGACGGACGCTCATTCCGGCGCTCCTTGTCGGGATCCCGCTCTCGATCGTCCTGATCGGGATTTTCGTCATCGTCGGCGAGTACTTCCGGGTGACGAACACCCACTACGTCGTGACGGACCAGGCGCTCTACAAGAAGACGGGCGTGTTCTCCCGCGACGTCAAGCGGATCGAACACGGGAAGATCCAGGACATCTCCTACTCTCAGAGCGCGCTGGGGAACCACTTCGGCTACGGGGACGTCGACGTCAGCACCGCCGGCGGCTCGGGTGTCGAGCTCTCGTTCGACTCCGTACCCGACCCGCGAGCGGTCCAGCAGCGGATCAGCGAACTGATCGACCGCCCGCGGCGCGAGGGCGACGACGAGCGATCGACCGACGACGCGCTCGCGGAGATCCTGACCGAACTCCGCGCGATCCGGGCGGCCGTAGAGGAGTCGAAGAGCGACGCGGCGCGGCCTT